In the genome of Falsirhodobacter halotolerans, one region contains:
- a CDS encoding outer membrane protein yields MARSIFVGTVVAAFAMPAFAGGPVVVTPEPVVTPVVVPPPPPSFAGGYVGAGLGYAFGADDEVGIRPLADAPGSFPRTVAGSADVNGAVANIHTGYRWQQPGSNFVYGVEAMFSAGEVSDFTQENGYRAESKIKWAGTLRGQLGYTVRPDTLLYGFAGYSKARSEYKVVGPLGVIDEKDDIDGYVVGLGLERMLNDRWSVRGEYEYANYGKDEYVSDTGVYRTEATPEFSTIRIGVNYNF; encoded by the coding sequence ATGGCTCGTTCCATTTTCGTCGGCACCGTGGTTGCCGCCTTCGCAATGCCCGCTTTCGCCGGCGGCCCGGTCGTTGTCACGCCGGAACCGGTCGTCACCCCGGTCGTGGTCCCCCCGCCGCCGCCCAGCTTCGCAGGCGGATATGTCGGTGCGGGCCTCGGCTATGCCTTCGGCGCCGATGACGAAGTTGGCATCCGCCCACTGGCCGATGCGCCGGGTTCGTTCCCCCGCACGGTTGCCGGCAGCGCCGACGTGAACGGTGCCGTCGCCAACATCCACACCGGTTACCGCTGGCAGCAGCCGGGCAGCAACTTCGTCTATGGTGTCGAAGCGATGTTCAGCGCCGGTGAGGTGAGCGACTTCACCCAAGAGAACGGCTATCGCGCCGAAAGCAAGATCAAATGGGCGGGCACGCTGCGCGGCCAGCTCGGCTATACCGTGCGCCCGGACACGCTGCTGTACGGCTTTGCCGGTTATTCCAAAGCCCGTTCGGAATACAAGGTTGTCGGCCCCCTGGGCGTGATCGACGAAAAGGACGACATCGACGGCTACGTCGTCGGCCTGGGTCTGGAGCGTATGCTGAACGACCGTTGGTCGGTCCGCGGCGAATACGAATACGCGAACTACGGCAAGGACGAATATGTGTCCGACACGGGCGTGTACCGCACCGAAGCGACGCCGGAATTCAGCACGATCCGCATTGGCGTGAACTACAACTTCTAA